Proteins from a genomic interval of Chanos chanos chromosome 3, fChaCha1.1, whole genome shotgun sequence:
- the ythdf3 gene encoding YTH domain-containing family protein 3 isoform X3, whose amino-acid sequence MSATTVDQRPKGQGNKVQNGSMHQKDAVNDDDFENYLSSQTNQSNSYPPMSDPYMPSYYAPSIGFPYSLGEAAWSTAGDPPMPYLTTYGQMSNGEHHFIPDGVFSQPGALGNTPPFLSQHGFNFFPGNADFSTWGTSGSQGQSTQSSAYSSSYGYAPSSLGRAIADGQAGFGSDTQLSKVPGISSIEQGVAGLKLGSDMAAVTKTVGSPLGGTASMSSMAANNIPPVSSSAPKPTSWAAIARKPAKPQPKLKPKANMSMGGGAAIPPPPIKHNMNIGTWDDKGSITKPPLAQQMLPQPLPLPPGPPQPHQHHPSQPGPPQPLHQPQQQNVPPQNRWVAPRNRGTTFNQNSGVETFGLGTGVPMSISPSSGEVHPVLEKLKALNNYNPKDFDWNLKNGRVFIIKSYSEDDIHRSIKYSIWCSTEHGNKRLDAAYRSLGAKGPLYLLFSVNGSGHFCGVAEMKSTVDYNAYAGVWSQDKWKGKFEVKWIFVKDVPNNQLRHIRLENNDNKPVTNSRDTQEVPLEKAKQVLKIIATFKHTTSIFDDFAHYEKRQEDEEAMRRERNRSKQ is encoded by the exons ATGTCTGCGACCACTGTCGATCAG AGACCTAAAGGACAAGGTAATAAAG TGCAAAATGGTTCAATGCATCAGAAGGATGCTGTAAACGATGATGACTTTGAGAATTACCTAAGCAGCCAGACAAATCAG AGTAACAGCTACCCACCAATGTCCGACCCCTACATGCCCAGCTATTATGCCCCTTCGATTGGATTTCCTTACTCTTTGGGTGAAGCAGCCTGGTCCACAGCAGGAGACCCCCCTATGCCCTACTTGACCACCTATGGACAAATGAGCAATGGTGAACACCACTTTATCCCAGATGGAGTGTTTAGCCAACCTGGTGCTTTGGGTAACACGCCGCCCTTCCTCAGCCAGCATGGGTTTAATTTTTTCCCCGGCAATGCAGACTTTTCCACCTGGGGCACCAGTGGCTCTCAGGGACAGTCCACACAAAGCTCGGCCTACAGCAGCAGCTACGGCTACGCTCCCAGCTCGCTCGGCCGGGCGATAGCGGACGGACAGGCGGGTTTTGGCAGCGACACGCAGCTTAGTAAAGTCCCAGGTATCAGCAGTATCGAGCAGGGGGTGGCCGGACTCAAGTTGGGTTCCGACATGGCGGCGGTCACCAAAACGGTGGGGTCTCCGCTCGGAGGAACGGCGAGTATGAGCAGCATGGCGGCCAATAACATCCCCCCTGTCAGTTCCTCTGCTCCCAAACCCACCTCGTGGGCAGCCATTGCTAGGAAACCTGCCAAGCCACAGCCCAAGCTGAAGCCCAAAGCCAACATGAGTATGGGAGGTGGAGCCGCCATTCCCCCGCCGCCCATAAAGCATAACATGAACATTGGAACCTGGGATGACAAAGGCTCCATCACCAAACCACCTCTTGCTCAGCAGATGTTGCCTCAGCCCCTG CCATTACCCCCAGGTCCCCCCCAGCCCCATCAGCACCACCCCTCTCAGCCTGGCCCGCCCCAGCCCCTCCACCAACCTCAGCAGCAGAACGTCCCACCTCAGAACCGTTGGGTGGCTCCTCGAAATAGGGGAACCACCTTTAACCAGAACAGCGGAGTGGAGACTTTTGGCCTTGGGACTGGTGTCCCCATGAGCATCTCGCCATCGTCCGGCGAGGTGCACCCCGTGCTTGAGAAACTCAAGGCCCTCAACAATTACAACCCCAAAGACTTTGACTGGAACTTGAAAAATGGACGGGTATTCATCATCAAGAGCTACTCGGAGGATGACATCCACCGCTCCATCAAGTACTCCATCTGGTGCAGCACCGAGCACGGTAACAAGCGCCTGGATGCTGCCTACCGCTCCCTTGGTGCCAAAGGCCCACTCTATCTGCTCTTCAGCGTCAATGGCAGTGGCCATTTCTGCGGTGTGGCTGAGATGAAGTCCACCGTGGACTATAACGCCTACGCTGGCGTCTGGTCTCAGGACAAGTGGAAGGGCAAGTTTGAGGTGAAATGGATCTTTGTCAAGGATGTGCCCAACAACCAGCTTAGACACATTCGCTTAgagaacaatgacaacaaacCTGTCACCAACTCCAGGGACACTCAGGAGGTGCCCCTAGAGAAGGCAAAGCAAGTGCTTAAAATTATTGCAACTTTCAAGCATACCACCTCAATCTTTGATGACTTTGCACATTATGAGAAACGTCAGGAGGACGAGGAAGCCATGCGAAGG gAGCGAAATAGAAGCAAACAGTAA
- the ythdf3 gene encoding YTH domain-containing family protein 3 isoform X1: MSATTVDQRPKGQGNKVQNGSMHQKDAVNDDDFENYLSSQTNQSNSYPPMSDPYMPSYYAPSIGFPYSLGEAAWSTAGDPPMPYLTTYGQMSNGEHHFIPDGVFSQPGALGNTPPFLSQHGFNFFPGNADFSTWGTSGSQGQSTQSSAYSSSYGYAPSSLGRAIADGQAGFGSDTQLSKVPGISSIEQGVAGLKLGSDMAAVTKTVGSPLGGTASMSSMAANNIPPVSSSAPKPTSWAAIARKPAKPQPKLKPKANMSMGGGAAIPPPPIKHNMNIGTWDDKGSITKPPLAQQMLPQPLVQQQLLAQPQPLLQSPLPPQPPGPPQPHQHHPSQPGPPQPLHQPQQQNVPPQNRWVAPRNRGTTFNQNSGVETFGLGTGVPMSISPSSGEVHPVLEKLKALNNYNPKDFDWNLKNGRVFIIKSYSEDDIHRSIKYSIWCSTEHGNKRLDAAYRSLGAKGPLYLLFSVNGSGHFCGVAEMKSTVDYNAYAGVWSQDKWKGKFEVKWIFVKDVPNNQLRHIRLENNDNKPVTNSRDTQEVPLEKAKQVLKIIATFKHTTSIFDDFAHYEKRQEDEEAMRRERNRSKQ; encoded by the exons ATGTCTGCGACCACTGTCGATCAG AGACCTAAAGGACAAGGTAATAAAG TGCAAAATGGTTCAATGCATCAGAAGGATGCTGTAAACGATGATGACTTTGAGAATTACCTAAGCAGCCAGACAAATCAG AGTAACAGCTACCCACCAATGTCCGACCCCTACATGCCCAGCTATTATGCCCCTTCGATTGGATTTCCTTACTCTTTGGGTGAAGCAGCCTGGTCCACAGCAGGAGACCCCCCTATGCCCTACTTGACCACCTATGGACAAATGAGCAATGGTGAACACCACTTTATCCCAGATGGAGTGTTTAGCCAACCTGGTGCTTTGGGTAACACGCCGCCCTTCCTCAGCCAGCATGGGTTTAATTTTTTCCCCGGCAATGCAGACTTTTCCACCTGGGGCACCAGTGGCTCTCAGGGACAGTCCACACAAAGCTCGGCCTACAGCAGCAGCTACGGCTACGCTCCCAGCTCGCTCGGCCGGGCGATAGCGGACGGACAGGCGGGTTTTGGCAGCGACACGCAGCTTAGTAAAGTCCCAGGTATCAGCAGTATCGAGCAGGGGGTGGCCGGACTCAAGTTGGGTTCCGACATGGCGGCGGTCACCAAAACGGTGGGGTCTCCGCTCGGAGGAACGGCGAGTATGAGCAGCATGGCGGCCAATAACATCCCCCCTGTCAGTTCCTCTGCTCCCAAACCCACCTCGTGGGCAGCCATTGCTAGGAAACCTGCCAAGCCACAGCCCAAGCTGAAGCCCAAAGCCAACATGAGTATGGGAGGTGGAGCCGCCATTCCCCCGCCGCCCATAAAGCATAACATGAACATTGGAACCTGGGATGACAAAGGCTCCATCACCAAACCACCTCTTGCTCAGCAGATGTTGCCTCAGCCCCTGGTGCAGCAGCAGCTCTTGGCCCAGCCTCAGCCCTTGCTGCAGAGTCCGCTTCCCCCTCA ACCCCCAGGTCCCCCCCAGCCCCATCAGCACCACCCCTCTCAGCCTGGCCCGCCCCAGCCCCTCCACCAACCTCAGCAGCAGAACGTCCCACCTCAGAACCGTTGGGTGGCTCCTCGAAATAGGGGAACCACCTTTAACCAGAACAGCGGAGTGGAGACTTTTGGCCTTGGGACTGGTGTCCCCATGAGCATCTCGCCATCGTCCGGCGAGGTGCACCCCGTGCTTGAGAAACTCAAGGCCCTCAACAATTACAACCCCAAAGACTTTGACTGGAACTTGAAAAATGGACGGGTATTCATCATCAAGAGCTACTCGGAGGATGACATCCACCGCTCCATCAAGTACTCCATCTGGTGCAGCACCGAGCACGGTAACAAGCGCCTGGATGCTGCCTACCGCTCCCTTGGTGCCAAAGGCCCACTCTATCTGCTCTTCAGCGTCAATGGCAGTGGCCATTTCTGCGGTGTGGCTGAGATGAAGTCCACCGTGGACTATAACGCCTACGCTGGCGTCTGGTCTCAGGACAAGTGGAAGGGCAAGTTTGAGGTGAAATGGATCTTTGTCAAGGATGTGCCCAACAACCAGCTTAGACACATTCGCTTAgagaacaatgacaacaaacCTGTCACCAACTCCAGGGACACTCAGGAGGTGCCCCTAGAGAAGGCAAAGCAAGTGCTTAAAATTATTGCAACTTTCAAGCATACCACCTCAATCTTTGATGACTTTGCACATTATGAGAAACGTCAGGAGGACGAGGAAGCCATGCGAAGG gAGCGAAATAGAAGCAAACAGTAA
- the ythdf3 gene encoding YTH domain-containing family protein 3 isoform X2 codes for MSATTVDQRPKGQGNKVSLQNGSMHQKDAVNDDDFENYLSSQTNQSNSYPPMSDPYMPSYYAPSIGFPYSLGEAAWSTAGDPPMPYLTTYGQMSNGEHHFIPDGVFSQPGALGNTPPFLSQHGFNFFPGNADFSTWGTSGSQGQSTQSSAYSSSYGYAPSSLGRAIADGQAGFGSDTQLSKVPGISSIEQGVAGLKLGSDMAAVTKTVGSPLGGTASMSSMAANNIPPVSSSAPKPTSWAAIARKPAKPQPKLKPKANMSMGGGAAIPPPPIKHNMNIGTWDDKGSITKPPLAQQMLPQPLVQQQLLAQPQPLLQSPLPPQPPGPPQPHQHHPSQPGPPQPLHQPQQQNVPPQNRWVAPRNRGTTFNQNSGVETFGLGTGVPMSISPSSGEVHPVLEKLKALNNYNPKDFDWNLKNGRVFIIKSYSEDDIHRSIKYSIWCSTEHGNKRLDAAYRSLGAKGPLYLLFSVNGSGHFCGVAEMKSTVDYNAYAGVWSQDKWKGKFEVKWIFVKDVPNNQLRHIRLENNDNKPVTNSRDTQEVPLEKAKQVLKIIATFKHTTSIFDDFAHYEKRQEDEEAMRRERNRSKQ; via the exons ATGTCTGCGACCACTGTCGATCAG AGACCTAAAGGACAAGGTAATAAAG TTAGCT TGCAAAATGGTTCAATGCATCAGAAGGATGCTGTAAACGATGATGACTTTGAGAATTACCTAAGCAGCCAGACAAATCAG AGTAACAGCTACCCACCAATGTCCGACCCCTACATGCCCAGCTATTATGCCCCTTCGATTGGATTTCCTTACTCTTTGGGTGAAGCAGCCTGGTCCACAGCAGGAGACCCCCCTATGCCCTACTTGACCACCTATGGACAAATGAGCAATGGTGAACACCACTTTATCCCAGATGGAGTGTTTAGCCAACCTGGTGCTTTGGGTAACACGCCGCCCTTCCTCAGCCAGCATGGGTTTAATTTTTTCCCCGGCAATGCAGACTTTTCCACCTGGGGCACCAGTGGCTCTCAGGGACAGTCCACACAAAGCTCGGCCTACAGCAGCAGCTACGGCTACGCTCCCAGCTCGCTCGGCCGGGCGATAGCGGACGGACAGGCGGGTTTTGGCAGCGACACGCAGCTTAGTAAAGTCCCAGGTATCAGCAGTATCGAGCAGGGGGTGGCCGGACTCAAGTTGGGTTCCGACATGGCGGCGGTCACCAAAACGGTGGGGTCTCCGCTCGGAGGAACGGCGAGTATGAGCAGCATGGCGGCCAATAACATCCCCCCTGTCAGTTCCTCTGCTCCCAAACCCACCTCGTGGGCAGCCATTGCTAGGAAACCTGCCAAGCCACAGCCCAAGCTGAAGCCCAAAGCCAACATGAGTATGGGAGGTGGAGCCGCCATTCCCCCGCCGCCCATAAAGCATAACATGAACATTGGAACCTGGGATGACAAAGGCTCCATCACCAAACCACCTCTTGCTCAGCAGATGTTGCCTCAGCCCCTGGTGCAGCAGCAGCTCTTGGCCCAGCCTCAGCCCTTGCTGCAGAGTCCGCTTCCCCCTCA ACCCCCAGGTCCCCCCCAGCCCCATCAGCACCACCCCTCTCAGCCTGGCCCGCCCCAGCCCCTCCACCAACCTCAGCAGCAGAACGTCCCACCTCAGAACCGTTGGGTGGCTCCTCGAAATAGGGGAACCACCTTTAACCAGAACAGCGGAGTGGAGACTTTTGGCCTTGGGACTGGTGTCCCCATGAGCATCTCGCCATCGTCCGGCGAGGTGCACCCCGTGCTTGAGAAACTCAAGGCCCTCAACAATTACAACCCCAAAGACTTTGACTGGAACTTGAAAAATGGACGGGTATTCATCATCAAGAGCTACTCGGAGGATGACATCCACCGCTCCATCAAGTACTCCATCTGGTGCAGCACCGAGCACGGTAACAAGCGCCTGGATGCTGCCTACCGCTCCCTTGGTGCCAAAGGCCCACTCTATCTGCTCTTCAGCGTCAATGGCAGTGGCCATTTCTGCGGTGTGGCTGAGATGAAGTCCACCGTGGACTATAACGCCTACGCTGGCGTCTGGTCTCAGGACAAGTGGAAGGGCAAGTTTGAGGTGAAATGGATCTTTGTCAAGGATGTGCCCAACAACCAGCTTAGACACATTCGCTTAgagaacaatgacaacaaacCTGTCACCAACTCCAGGGACACTCAGGAGGTGCCCCTAGAGAAGGCAAAGCAAGTGCTTAAAATTATTGCAACTTTCAAGCATACCACCTCAATCTTTGATGACTTTGCACATTATGAGAAACGTCAGGAGGACGAGGAAGCCATGCGAAGG gAGCGAAATAGAAGCAAACAGTAA